From Saprospiraceae bacterium, one genomic window encodes:
- a CDS encoding TCR/Tet family MFS transporter — MNKAFVFIFLTILIDVTGIGIILPVLPELIQELTGKNLSDASSYAGWMASLYSVMMFFFAPIMGGLSDKFGRRPVLLLALFGFGLDYLLQGFAPNIFWLFVGRVLAGVTGASYSTAAAYISDLSAPEKKAQNFGLIGAAFGLGFIIGPLLGAFLGQYGTRIPFFGAAGLAMVNLIFGYFILPESLKLENRRAFSWSRANPIGTIKVLTRYSVLRSFVLVLFLIYLAHYSLQSTWTFYTMFKFNWGHDQVGYSLAFVGLMMAIVQGGLSRILIPKLGPPNAVRLGMLIALISYVAYALAPTGLYMYLIMVFFSLSGLAGPSIQGMIANQVPPDAQGELQGGLTALMSISAIFGPLLMTQLFRWGSGGSFGIVFPGLPFLFAGILVFVAFRLVQTSLSKFSSGK; from the coding sequence ATGAACAAGGCTTTTGTGTTTATTTTCCTTACAATTCTGATCGATGTGACCGGAATAGGTATCATATTGCCAGTTCTGCCGGAATTAATTCAGGAACTCACGGGAAAAAATCTAAGCGATGCTTCTTCCTATGCTGGATGGATGGCCTCGCTTTATTCTGTTATGATGTTTTTTTTTGCACCCATTATGGGAGGCTTGAGTGACAAATTTGGTAGAAGGCCGGTTTTGCTCTTGGCATTGTTTGGATTTGGTTTGGATTATTTGCTTCAAGGATTTGCTCCCAATATATTCTGGCTCTTTGTTGGAAGGGTTCTCGCTGGTGTAACAGGAGCTTCATATTCTACTGCTGCAGCTTACATTTCTGACCTGAGTGCTCCAGAAAAAAAAGCACAAAATTTTGGACTTATCGGTGCGGCTTTTGGCCTGGGTTTTATCATTGGGCCTCTATTGGGTGCCTTCCTCGGACAGTATGGAACCCGCATTCCATTTTTTGGAGCAGCTGGTCTTGCGATGGTCAATTTAATATTTGGGTATTTTATCCTACCAGAATCTCTCAAACTTGAAAACAGAAGGGCTTTTTCCTGGTCAAGGGCCAATCCGATCGGCACTATAAAAGTATTGACCCGGTATTCAGTATTGCGCAGCTTTGTCCTTGTTTTGTTCCTCATTTATCTGGCACATTATTCTCTTCAATCCACCTGGACTTTTTACACCATGTTCAAATTTAATTGGGGACATGATCAGGTTGGATACTCTCTGGCATTTGTAGGATTGATGATGGCCATTGTGCAGGGAGGACTCAGCCGTATTTTAATTCCAAAACTAGGCCCTCCAAACGCTGTGAGATTGGGCATGTTGATTGCCTTGATCTCCTATGTAGCTTATGCACTTGCTCCTACAGGATTGTATATGTATCTCATCATGGTATTTTTCTCCTTGAGTGGATTGGCCGGACCTTCCATCCAAGGAATGATTGCCAATCAGGTGCCCCCGGACGCCCAGGGCGAATTGCAGGGTGGACTCACCGCTTTAATGAGTATTTCTGCCATCTTTGGCCCATTGTTGATGACCCAACTTTTTCGCTGGGGCTCAGGAGGTAGTTTTGGAATTGTCTTTCCGGGTTTACCTTTTTTGTTTGCCGGGATCCTGGTATTTGTTGCATTCAGACTGGTGCAAACCTCGCTTTCCAAGTTTAGTTCCGGAAAATAA
- a CDS encoding PKD domain-containing protein: MKKLLLFSFLFTLLAGLNAQPNTKDITVYGTVFNTDKQPVPDWVVLIGNGRTTIGSVTVKTAPDGSYKASIQVPADPIQTISVMVKDPCKNILVTQSFNSDVSSSNHDFIICSQAPPPNPCRVAFKYEQTKNSQILTFHAYPELKDAEYFWDFGDGTTGTGNPARHEYKKAGDYKVLLRVKSPNCEGSYGAGVKVEMTTAPPPPPPPSTSIEARCCGAIQILSTPVTTNTGGSTFKFYAKGDFPLEGVRWDFGDGNFGSGAEVTHTYTTPGKYKVTAYLVGTDCKVELSAWVHAGRTNSNPCNFDFFHKTDGLDASFGLNIRVVPDKINWNFGDGNSSSDLNPKHTYAKSGEYKVTVEVIINGQYCKIEKTIKLSDGGSGSRCPFDFAFRNSGLTSRFSPIVSTTKYDKLEWHFGDGNSSTEEFPSHTYARAGTYQVTLVVYYGNEACKITKEIKISSLTGGGGASIIDVSPNPVDEEMTIRVKSAEKIQAVLVISDMNGLNLKKKAVELEPGENVVPWDTNDLQPGYYILQLFVGSEVVSRVRFQKS; the protein is encoded by the coding sequence ATGAAAAAATTACTCCTCTTTTCTTTTTTATTCACCTTGCTGGCAGGTTTAAATGCCCAGCCAAATACCAAGGACATCACGGTCTATGGGACTGTATTCAATACTGACAAACAGCCAGTCCCTGATTGGGTGGTACTGATTGGTAATGGAAGGACCACCATTGGTTCCGTGACGGTTAAAACCGCTCCTGATGGAAGCTACAAAGCGAGCATTCAGGTGCCGGCAGATCCCATCCAAACCATTTCCGTAATGGTAAAGGACCCCTGCAAGAATATATTGGTTACACAGAGTTTTAACTCGGATGTATCAAGTTCGAATCATGATTTTATCATTTGTTCCCAGGCTCCTCCACCCAATCCTTGTAGAGTTGCTTTCAAATATGAGCAAACCAAAAATAGTCAAATCCTTACTTTTCATGCGTATCCTGAGCTTAAAGACGCAGAATACTTCTGGGATTTTGGAGATGGAACCACAGGAACCGGTAACCCCGCCAGGCATGAGTACAAAAAAGCCGGTGATTACAAGGTGCTTTTAAGAGTTAAATCTCCGAATTGCGAAGGTTCCTATGGTGCTGGCGTAAAAGTCGAGATGACCACTGCACCACCACCACCTCCTCCTCCATCCACCAGCATAGAAGCAAGATGTTGCGGGGCCATACAGATTCTTTCCACTCCGGTCACTACAAACACCGGGGGCAGTACCTTTAAATTTTATGCCAAAGGCGACTTTCCCTTAGAAGGAGTCAGATGGGATTTTGGGGATGGAAACTTCGGAAGTGGAGCTGAAGTCACCCATACTTATACAACCCCTGGAAAATATAAAGTCACAGCCTATCTGGTAGGAACAGATTGCAAGGTTGAACTATCAGCATGGGTACACGCAGGTAGGACCAATTCCAATCCTTGCAATTTTGATTTTTTCCACAAGACCGATGGTCTGGACGCAAGTTTCGGTTTGAATATCAGAGTTGTTCCGGACAAAATCAATTGGAATTTTGGCGATGGCAATAGCTCCTCGGATTTGAACCCAAAACATACTTATGCAAAATCCGGAGAGTACAAAGTCACGGTAGAAGTGATTATCAACGGACAATACTGCAAAATTGAAAAAACCATCAAGCTGAGCGATGGAGGTAGCGGAAGTCGCTGTCCATTTGATTTCGCATTTAGAAATTCTGGTTTAACCAGCAGATTTTCTCCAATAGTCAGTACCACAAAATATGATAAATTGGAATGGCATTTTGGAGATGGAAATAGCTCTACTGAAGAATTTCCTTCCCATACTTATGCCAGAGCAGGTACATACCAGGTGACATTGGTGGTGTATTATGGCAATGAAGCTTGCAAAATCACCAAAGAAATAAAAATTAGTTCATTGACAGGCGGAGGAGGTGCATCCATTATTGATGTAAGCCCAAATCCTGTCGATGAGGAAATGACCATTCGTGTAAAAAGCGCTGAAAAAATACAGGCTGTTTTGGTCATCTCCGATATGAATGGGCTCAACTTAAAAAAGAAAGCAGTCGAATTGGAACCCGGAGAGAATGTTGTACCCTGGGATACAAATGATCTGCAGCCCGGATATTATATTTTACAATTGTTTGTCGGAAGTGAAGTTGTCAGCAGAGTGAGGTTTCAAAAATCTTAA
- a CDS encoding sodium-dependent transporter, whose product MTKAQESWGTRVGLVLAMAGNAVGLGNFLRFPVQAIQNGGGSFMIPYLVCFLLMGIPLLYVEWAMGRFGGQKGDHSTPFIFNAFDKRKFWKYLGVFGIFTNIAVAAYYCYLESWALNYAWSSITGAFSGMSSEQVSTYFNSYVGLESSAPIVWWIICLLLNTWILSKGLSGGIEIVAKVLMPLLILFGVFLAIMGITLKGGSQGALYDGTVGLNFLWTPDFSTIWNPKVWLAAAGQIFFTLSLGMGSIHCYASYMKKNEDIALNAMSAGWMNEFVEVVLGGAIIIPIAVGYLGIEKVVELTQSGGLGLGFRVLPYLFEQWGTVLAMICGLFWFGLLFFAGITSSLAMGTPFMGFLKDEFNWKRETSAWFFGLVVFVLGLPCVFFFAEGVFDEYDYWAGTVSLVVFALAEIILFAWFFGIDKGFEEINRGADMKIPAVFKFIIKYVTTIFLLFVFVGSLISPEGGDWGAAFESLSAGAGWPLSDGSIIGHLMNQDVHRQIDSATDQTIADGLRTKLTYVNGSRLLLLGLYLSICAMVYVAYQKRLKLSKA is encoded by the coding sequence ATGACAAAGGCGCAGGAATCTTGGGGTACAAGAGTTGGTTTGGTTTTAGCGATGGCGGGAAATGCTGTAGGATTGGGGAATTTCCTCAGATTCCCGGTACAAGCCATTCAGAATGGGGGAGGGTCATTTATGATACCTTATCTGGTGTGTTTTCTTTTGATGGGTATTCCATTGCTTTATGTTGAATGGGCCATGGGGCGGTTTGGAGGACAAAAAGGCGATCATAGTACACCTTTTATTTTCAATGCGTTTGACAAGAGGAAGTTTTGGAAATATTTGGGTGTTTTCGGAATTTTTACCAACATCGCGGTGGCTGCCTACTATTGCTATTTGGAATCCTGGGCGCTTAATTATGCCTGGAGTTCAATAACCGGTGCTTTTTCTGGCATGAGTTCAGAACAGGTCTCTACCTATTTTAATAGTTATGTGGGTTTGGAATCTTCTGCTCCTATCGTATGGTGGATCATTTGTTTATTATTGAATACCTGGATTTTATCCAAGGGTTTGAGTGGTGGGATTGAGATTGTGGCAAAGGTGCTAATGCCTTTATTGATTCTCTTTGGAGTATTTTTGGCCATCATGGGCATTACCCTTAAAGGGGGATCTCAGGGAGCCTTGTATGACGGTACGGTCGGTTTAAATTTCTTGTGGACTCCTGATTTTAGTACGATCTGGAATCCTAAAGTTTGGTTGGCGGCCGCTGGTCAAATATTCTTTACCCTTTCTTTGGGAATGGGATCGATTCACTGTTACGCTTCCTATATGAAGAAAAATGAAGACATTGCTCTCAACGCAATGTCTGCGGGTTGGATGAATGAGTTTGTTGAAGTCGTTTTAGGTGGAGCGATCATCATTCCGATTGCAGTTGGGTATCTGGGTATTGAAAAAGTGGTCGAACTTACTCAATCCGGGGGTCTTGGTCTAGGTTTTCGGGTATTGCCATATTTGTTTGAACAATGGGGAACAGTCCTGGCCATGATCTGTGGTCTGTTTTGGTTTGGTTTGTTGTTTTTTGCAGGCATTACTTCTTCACTGGCCATGGGAACTCCATTTATGGGATTTTTAAAAGATGAATTTAATTGGAAAAGAGAGACCTCTGCCTGGTTTTTTGGTTTGGTCGTATTTGTTTTGGGTCTGCCTTGCGTATTTTTCTTTGCAGAAGGTGTTTTTGATGAATATGATTATTGGGCGGGTACAGTTTCATTGGTTGTATTTGCACTGGCAGAAATCATTTTGTTCGCCTGGTTTTTTGGAATCGACAAGGGATTTGAAGAAATCAATCGGGGAGCTGATATGAAAATCCCGGCTGTTTTCAAATTCATTATCAAATACGTTACGACGATCTTTTTGCTCTTTGTCTTTGTGGGTTCTTTGATTTCACCTGAAGGAGGTGACTGGGGAGCTGCTTTCGAAAGTTTATCGGCTGGCGCCGGATGGCCTTTATCCGACGGATCCATCATCGGGCATCTGATGAACCAGGACGTTCACAGACAAATCGATTCAGCAACCGATCAAACCATAGCCGATGGTCTCAGAACTAAATTGACCTATGTAAACGGATCCAGACTTTTGTTATTGGGACTTTACCTTTCTATTTGCGCCATGGTCTATGTGGCCTACCAAAAACGATTAAAATTATCAAAAGCTTAA
- the secDF gene encoding protein translocase subunit SecDF: MKEKGIVKWVLIALLAVCVIQLMYYFPTMGIERDANDYAVAKREGIADENEAYQVEKQARIDYLDSISDQTVFSIPLLKDYSYNDLKKQQLALGLDLKGGLSTILQIDLSDFLISLSGNSQDPAFKTALEAANVRLRNSQSDFITLFAEEFKKASPDRSLASLFSRSATLKDRVNINTSEAEVTRIIREMADQTVNLTFERIKKRIDKFGAIQPNISLDKARDMILVELPGVDNPERARKFLQASAKLEFWDVYRISDPGIFESFGLADRKLKAMSSGDTSEVSAPKFRLVNRYDYTRDSLGNVLDSTLAGVDSIPESLDPLADKGPLFALFSPNGASSQGLNYAPAVMGVVEKPNRNKVMEMLTKPEIKSMFPADLEFRVAAKPSKNYETNETTNQYEIYAIKKRLGSDGATLDGERVVRAFSQPDQVTGNTVVSLAMDSRGAKIWGDMTTRAAQDNNREIAIALDDEIVSCPRVNEPILGGSSQISGNFTIDEANDLASILQVGKLPAKTRIIQESLVGPTLGQENIQKSLWSIIGGFSLVLLFMVLYYLGGGMVSIVALLLNIIFLLATLASFGTVLTLPGIAGLVLTMGMAVDANIIIYERIKEELAAGRTYLQSIAEGFKNSMSAIIDTNVTSILSSLVLFYYGIGPVKGFALVLTIGVIFSVFTAYLVTRLIIDWWSSKGNEIKFASPLTARAFKNVNFDWVGKRKVAYFVSGTLLLISIGSFFTRGFELGVEFKGGYSINVQFDQDINVEQMRSSLNKAFNGNPIVKSVDTKNTYNITTSYLIDDVSPDVNVKVKTQLLQGVNEAMGKTISYEDFDKSDGQGTHILSYSQVGPVIADDIKSSSFKAIILSLLVIFIYILIRFSKWQYSAGAIIALAHDTIIVLGCFSLFHGILPFAMEIDQALIAALLTVIGYSMNDTVIVFDRIKEYLRLESNKSEKELINDAITSTLSRTVNTSLVTLLTVVILFLFGGSSIKGFSFALVMGIMIGTYSSIFVATPVMVDLASNLKTKVKKVTQKMTSKVAKV; encoded by the coding sequence ATGAAAGAGAAAGGAATTGTTAAGTGGGTCCTTATTGCCCTGTTGGCAGTGTGTGTTATCCAGCTGATGTACTATTTCCCCACCATGGGCATCGAGAGAGACGCCAATGATTATGCCGTGGCAAAACGAGAGGGAATTGCTGACGAAAATGAAGCCTATCAGGTTGAAAAACAAGCACGTATAGATTATCTTGACTCAATTTCTGATCAGACGGTCTTTAGTATTCCCTTACTGAAGGATTATTCTTACAATGACCTTAAAAAGCAGCAGCTAGCACTTGGTCTTGACTTAAAAGGTGGTTTGAGTACCATTCTTCAGATCGATTTGAGTGATTTTCTCATCTCTCTTTCTGGTAATAGCCAGGATCCTGCTTTTAAAACAGCACTTGAAGCGGCCAATGTCCGATTGAGAAATAGCCAGTCTGATTTTATTACCCTGTTTGCGGAAGAGTTTAAAAAAGCATCGCCAGACAGATCTCTGGCTTCTTTGTTTTCAAGGAGTGCCACCTTGAAAGACCGTGTCAACATCAATACCAGCGAAGCGGAAGTGACCCGAATCATCCGCGAAATGGCTGATCAAACGGTTAATCTCACTTTTGAAAGAATCAAGAAAAGGATTGACAAATTCGGTGCGATCCAGCCCAATATCTCTTTGGACAAGGCAAGAGACATGATCCTGGTGGAGTTGCCGGGTGTGGACAATCCTGAGAGAGCCAGAAAATTTCTTCAGGCTTCTGCAAAACTCGAGTTCTGGGATGTGTACCGCATTAGCGATCCTGGAATTTTTGAATCATTCGGCCTGGCTGACCGCAAGTTAAAAGCCATGAGCTCCGGTGATACCTCTGAGGTTTCTGCCCCAAAATTTAGACTGGTCAACCGATATGATTATACCAGAGACAGTCTGGGCAATGTACTCGATTCCACATTGGCCGGAGTAGATAGTATCCCCGAATCCCTGGATCCACTAGCAGATAAGGGACCTTTGTTCGCACTTTTTAGCCCCAACGGAGCATCCTCACAGGGTTTGAATTATGCACCGGCAGTGATGGGTGTGGTGGAAAAACCCAATCGCAACAAAGTCATGGAAATGCTGACAAAGCCTGAAATAAAATCTATGTTTCCTGCTGATTTGGAGTTTAGAGTAGCTGCAAAGCCTTCAAAAAATTACGAAACCAATGAGACCACCAATCAATATGAGATTTACGCCATCAAGAAAAGACTTGGCAGCGATGGGGCTACACTTGACGGAGAACGAGTCGTTCGGGCTTTTTCCCAACCCGATCAAGTGACAGGAAATACCGTGGTCTCCTTGGCCATGGACAGTCGCGGCGCCAAAATCTGGGGAGATATGACCACCCGGGCTGCCCAGGACAACAATCGGGAAATCGCCATCGCATTGGATGATGAGATTGTCTCCTGTCCAAGAGTCAATGAACCCATCCTTGGTGGTAGCAGCCAGATATCGGGCAATTTTACCATAGACGAAGCAAATGACCTGGCCAGCATTTTGCAGGTGGGTAAACTTCCCGCAAAGACCCGAATCATTCAGGAATCTTTGGTAGGCCCTACCTTGGGACAAGAGAACATTCAAAAATCACTATGGTCTATTATCGGGGGATTTAGCCTCGTATTATTGTTTATGGTGCTGTACTATCTGGGAGGTGGAATGGTCTCCATAGTTGCGCTTCTGCTCAATATCATCTTTCTTTTGGCCACCCTTGCATCTTTCGGTACTGTATTGACCCTTCCCGGTATTGCTGGTCTTGTATTGACCATGGGTATGGCGGTGGATGCCAATATTATTATCTATGAGAGAATCAAAGAGGAGCTTGCAGCCGGTAGAACTTATTTACAATCCATCGCGGAAGGTTTTAAAAACTCGATGTCCGCTATCATAGATACCAACGTTACTTCCATTTTATCTTCATTGGTCTTGTTTTATTATGGTATTGGCCCTGTTAAGGGATTTGCATTGGTATTGACCATTGGAGTGATCTTTTCAGTATTTACGGCTTACCTGGTCACCCGATTGATCATTGATTGGTGGTCTTCCAAAGGAAATGAAATTAAGTTTGCTTCCCCATTAACAGCCAGGGCATTTAAAAATGTCAATTTTGACTGGGTGGGAAAAAGAAAAGTAGCTTATTTTGTTTCCGGCACACTTTTACTCATCAGTATTGGATCATTTTTCACCAGAGGCTTCGAGTTGGGAGTCGAGTTTAAAGGAGGATATTCCATCAATGTCCAGTTTGATCAGGACATTAATGTAGAGCAAATGCGAAGCAGCCTCAACAAAGCTTTCAACGGCAATCCCATTGTCAAAAGTGTAGATACCAAAAATACCTACAACATCACCACCTCTTATCTAATCGATGATGTCAGTCCGGATGTAAACGTCAAAGTAAAAACCCAATTATTACAAGGCGTCAATGAAGCAATGGGTAAAACCATCAGTTATGAGGATTTTGACAAAAGTGACGGACAGGGTACCCATATCCTTTCCTACAGTCAGGTAGGACCTGTCATCGCAGATGACATCAAAAGCAGCTCCTTTAAAGCGATCATTCTTTCATTGCTGGTTATTTTTATCTACATTCTGATCCGATTTAGCAAATGGCAATACAGTGCAGGCGCTATCATTGCACTGGCACACGATACCATTATTGTGTTGGGTTGTTTTTCCCTGTTCCATGGAATTTTACCATTTGCCATGGAAATCGATCAGGCGCTGATTGCAGCACTTTTGACCGTCATCGGTTATTCCATGAATGACACAGTGATCGTTTTTGATCGTATCAAAGAATACCTCAGACTTGAAAGCAATAAATCTGAAAAAGAATTGATCAACGATGCCATTACTAGCACCTTATCCAGAACGGTAAACACCTCTTTGGTCACTTTACTAACCGTTGTAATCCTATTTCTATTTGGTGGTAGCAGCATCAAAGGATTTTCATTTGCCCTGGTGATGGGTATCATGATTGGAACTTATTCCTCCATTTTCGTAGCCACACCGGTCATGGTCGATTTGGCTTCGAATTTAAAAACCAAGGTCAAAAAAGTAACTCAAAAAATGACTAGCAAAGTGGCCAAAGTATAA
- a CDS encoding carbonic anhydrase yields MELIEKIFKNNENWIADKLKISSSYFEELGKGQNPSILYIGCSDSRVSAEELMGLGPGEVFVHRNIANMVVNTDLNAQSVINYAVRHLMVQHVVVCGHYGCGGVKAAMQSADLGLLNPWLRNIRDVFRIHREELTQIVDEQKKYNRLIELNVLEQCTNVLKLASVQQAFKERGLMVHGWVFDVHTGKLVDLHIDFEKILDSIMEIYRII; encoded by the coding sequence ATGGAGTTGATCGAAAAAATATTTAAAAACAACGAAAACTGGATTGCCGACAAATTAAAGATCAGTTCGAGCTATTTTGAGGAGCTGGGTAAAGGACAAAATCCGAGCATTTTGTACATTGGTTGTTCGGATAGCAGGGTTTCCGCAGAAGAATTGATGGGTCTTGGCCCCGGAGAGGTGTTCGTCCATCGCAACATTGCAAACATGGTGGTCAATACAGATCTAAATGCTCAGTCGGTTATAAATTATGCAGTGAGGCATTTAATGGTTCAACATGTGGTCGTTTGCGGACACTACGGTTGCGGAGGGGTGAAAGCAGCCATGCAATCCGCAGACCTTGGTTTGTTGAATCCCTGGTTGAGAAATATCCGAGACGTCTTCAGAATTCATAGAGAAGAACTTACTCAGATCGTTGATGAACAGAAAAAATACAATAGACTGATTGAACTCAATGTATTGGAACAATGCACCAATGTACTCAAATTGGCCTCGGTCCAACAAGCGTTTAAGGAAAGAGGCTTGATGGTGCATGGTTGGGTGTTTGATGTACACACTGGTAAATTAGTAGACCTGCATATTGATTTTGAAAAAATCCTTGACAGCATCATGGAGATCTATCGGATTATTTAA